One Bacteriovorax sp. PP10 DNA segment encodes these proteins:
- a CDS encoding response regulator gives MMSVKIPAKFPSTITFLLIEDMENLRVQMKSDLKQLGHTGIILEAECIADAIQTIQHEEIDFIICDWNLPDGTGFDLLKKFRKIPAYAHIPYVMCTTMDEISNILNAIQEGANDYIVKPWKIDELNKKIISVWSNKK, from the coding sequence ATGATGTCAGTAAAGATACCAGCTAAATTTCCGTCGACAATAACATTTCTTCTTATAGAAGATATGGAAAATCTGCGTGTGCAGATGAAGAGTGATTTAAAGCAACTTGGACACACGGGGATTATCTTAGAGGCCGAATGTATTGCTGATGCTATTCAAACAATCCAACATGAAGAAATCGATTTCATTATCTGTGACTGGAACCTTCCAGATGGAACAGGTTTTGATTTACTTAAAAAGTTTCGCAAAATTCCGGCCTATGCACACATCCCATATGTAATGTGTACAACAATGGATGAGATCTCTAATATTCTTAATGCCATTCAAGAAGGGGCCAACGACTATATCGTGAAGCCATGGAAGATTGATGAACTAAATAAAAAAATCATCTCAGTCTGGTCTAATAAGAAATAA